A region of Pseudomonas sp. Marseille-Q3773 DNA encodes the following proteins:
- a CDS encoding DUF2780 domain-containing protein has protein sequence MKAFTLATLMTLAANPVFAYNLSDAANAVTAMQQQGQQGQVQAPAAQANLLNILGSQLNITPEQAVGGAGAMLGLARNNLSSDDYGQLTKAVPGLDLLSGANLLGGLSGLGQLLGNDKDSQSALDKALGNDVQNRTDLDAAFKALGMDTGMIGQFAPLLLQYLGQQGIAGSLLQNLGSLWTTPAPLTRPSV, from the coding sequence ATGAAAGCATTCACTCTGGCCACCCTGATGACCCTGGCCGCAAACCCGGTGTTCGCCTACAACCTCAGCGATGCGGCCAATGCCGTTACCGCCATGCAGCAACAGGGCCAGCAAGGCCAGGTGCAGGCACCGGCGGCGCAGGCCAACCTGCTCAACATCCTGGGCAGCCAGCTGAACATCACCCCCGAACAGGCGGTGGGTGGCGCAGGGGCCATGCTGGGGCTGGCGCGCAACAACCTCAGCAGCGACGACTACGGCCAGCTGACCAAGGCCGTGCCTGGCCTCGACCTGCTGTCAGGCGCCAATCTCCTGGGTGGGCTGAGTGGGTTGGGGCAGTTGCTGGGCAATGACAAGGATAGCCAGTCTGCCTTGGACAAGGCGCTGGGCAACGATGTGCAGAACCGCACCGACCTGGACGCTGCATTCAAGGCGTTGGGCATGGATACCGGCATGATCGGCCAGTTCGCCCCGCTGCTCCTCCAGTACCTTGGACAACAGGGTATTGCCGGGTCGTTGTTGCAGAATCTGGGGAGTTTGTGGACCACCCCGGCGCCGTTGACTCGGCCTTCGGTCTGA
- a CDS encoding acyltransferase — protein MRRLLTGILTTTLLLLNTLVLIGPLLVFALLKLVLPGRGRDYASWAVMWVAETWSEIDKAIFALCIPTQWDIRGVENLRRDTSYLAVSNHQTWVDIPALIESLNRRTPFFKFFLKKELIWVPLLGLAWWGLDYPFMKRYSKAFLEKHPELKGKDLEITKAACELFKRQPVTVVNYLEGTRFSEAKRVEQQSPYRHLLKPKAGGVAFVLAALGEQLDALLDVTIVYPGNQAPGFWALLNGSISRVIIDIRVRELDPALWAGDYENDAEFRQTVQGWVNRLWVEKDQRIEQLRAEMV, from the coding sequence ATGCGTCGCCTGCTGACCGGCATCCTCACCACCACTCTGCTGCTGCTCAACACCTTGGTGCTGATCGGCCCGCTGCTGGTGTTCGCCCTGCTCAAACTGGTGCTGCCCGGCCGTGGCCGTGACTATGCCTCGTGGGCGGTGATGTGGGTGGCTGAAACCTGGTCGGAGATCGACAAGGCCATTTTTGCCCTCTGCATTCCGACGCAGTGGGACATTCGCGGTGTCGAGAACCTGCGCAGGGACACCTCCTACCTGGCCGTCAGCAACCATCAGACCTGGGTCGACATCCCGGCGCTGATCGAAAGCCTCAACCGCCGCACACCGTTCTTCAAGTTCTTCCTCAAGAAGGAACTCATCTGGGTGCCGTTGCTGGGCCTGGCCTGGTGGGGCCTGGACTACCCGTTCATGAAGCGCTACAGCAAGGCGTTTCTGGAAAAGCACCCGGAACTCAAGGGCAAGGACCTGGAAATCACCAAGGCGGCCTGCGAGCTGTTCAAGCGCCAGCCGGTGACCGTGGTCAACTACCTCGAAGGCACCCGCTTCAGCGAGGCCAAACGCGTGGAACAGCAATCACCCTATCGCCACCTGCTCAAGCCCAAGGCCGGCGGCGTGGCCTTCGTGCTGGCGGCGCTGGGCGAGCAGCTGGATGCCTTGTTGGACGTGACCATCGTCTACCCCGGCAACCAGGCGCCAGGGTTCTGGGCATTGCTCAATGGCAGCATCAGCCGGGTGATCATCGACATTCGCGTGCGCGAACTGGACCCGGCGCTGTGGGCTGGCGACTACGAGAACGATGCTGAATTCCGCCAGACCGTGCAGGGCTGGGTGAACCGGTTGTGGGTAGAGAAGGACCAGCGGATCGAGCAGCTTCGGGCCGAAATGGTCTGA
- a CDS encoding ATP-dependent zinc protease: MKYLFAMLSLLAVPVMAAEPTLYGRYEKIALPELGETLKAKMDTGAFTASLSAKDIELFTRDGDEWVRFRLATKDSDGKVYEHKVSRISKIKGRADEEDEGDGPEISKRPVVDLELCLGDVKRTVEVNLVDRSSFNYPLLVGSKALREFKAAVNPAKKFTAGKPDC, translated from the coding sequence GTGAAATATCTGTTTGCCATGTTGTCGCTGTTGGCCGTGCCGGTGATGGCCGCCGAGCCTACCCTCTATGGCCGTTACGAGAAAATTGCCCTGCCCGAGCTGGGCGAAACCTTGAAAGCCAAGATGGACACCGGTGCTTTCACCGCGTCGCTGTCGGCCAAGGACATCGAACTGTTCACCCGCGATGGCGACGAGTGGGTGCGTTTCCGCCTGGCGACCAAGGACTCGGACGGCAAGGTGTACGAGCACAAGGTCTCGCGCATCAGCAAAATCAAGGGGCGTGCTGACGAGGAGGACGAAGGCGACGGGCCGGAAATCTCCAAGCGCCCGGTGGTGGACCTGGAGCTGTGCCTGGGTGACGTGAAGCGTACCGTGGAAGTGAACCTGGTAGACCGCAGCAGCTTCAATTACCCGCTGCTGGTGGGTTCCAAGGCGCTGCGCGAGTTCAAGGCTGCGGTCAACCCGGCGAAGAAGTTCACCGCTGGCAAGCCGGACTGCTGA
- a CDS encoding glutathione S-transferase, producing MSTMTLFHAPLSPFVRKVMVVLHETGQLQRVKFQPVNISPVSGDPQLNQDNPIGKIPALRLEDGTVLHDSRVICEYLDLQHVGLPLLPREGTARWRRMTLVSQADAIMDAAVSSRYESFLRPEDKRWDGWLEAQAEKIRRSLANLEQEHLADLASGFDLAAIGVACALGYLDLRQPEFGWRERQPGLAAWYAEVAKRPSMVATAPTA from the coding sequence GTGAGCACGATGACGCTGTTCCACGCACCGCTGTCGCCGTTCGTGCGCAAGGTCATGGTGGTGTTGCACGAAACTGGCCAGCTGCAGCGGGTCAAGTTTCAGCCGGTGAACATCAGCCCGGTAAGTGGCGACCCCCAGCTGAACCAGGACAACCCGATTGGCAAGATCCCGGCCCTGCGCCTGGAAGACGGCACGGTTCTGCATGACAGCCGAGTGATCTGCGAATACCTCGACCTGCAGCACGTCGGCCTGCCCTTGCTGCCGCGCGAAGGCACGGCGCGCTGGCGGCGCATGACGCTGGTGTCGCAGGCCGATGCGATCATGGATGCAGCGGTTTCGTCGCGATATGAAAGCTTCCTGCGGCCTGAAGACAAGCGCTGGGATGGTTGGCTCGAAGCGCAAGCCGAGAAGATTCGCCGCAGCTTGGCAAACCTGGAGCAGGAGCACCTGGCAGATCTGGCGTCCGGGTTCGATCTTGCGGCGATTGGCGTGGCCTGTGCGCTAGGGTATCTGGACCTGCGTCAGCCGGAGTTCGGTTGGCGTGAGCGCCAGCCTGGCTTGGCGGCTTGGTATGCCGAGGTGGCCAAGCGGCCGTCGATGGTCGCTACAGCCCCGACAGCCTGA
- the msrA gene encoding peptide-methionine (S)-S-oxide reductase MsrA — translation MVLRSEILVNKNVMPTAEQALPGRETPMSLPEFHYVFKDTPLLGPFFQNVDFAIFGLGCFWGAERRFWQREGVVSTVVGYAGGFTPNPTYEEVCSGLTGHTEVVLVVFDKDKVSYRELLAMFWELHNPTQGMRQGNDIGTQYRSAIYCTSPEQLEQAKASRDAYQAELSKAGFGEITTEIAQAPTVYFAEAYHQQYLAKNPDGYCGIGGTGVCLPPSLQGN, via the coding sequence ATGGTCCTGCGTTCGGAAATCCTGGTGAACAAAAACGTCATGCCTACCGCGGAGCAGGCCCTGCCTGGCCGCGAAACGCCAATGAGCCTGCCCGAGTTCCACTACGTGTTCAAAGACACGCCGCTACTCGGCCCGTTCTTCCAGAACGTCGACTTCGCCATCTTCGGCCTGGGCTGCTTCTGGGGCGCCGAACGCCGCTTCTGGCAGCGTGAAGGCGTGGTCAGCACGGTAGTCGGCTACGCCGGCGGCTTCACCCCGAACCCCACCTACGAAGAAGTCTGCTCGGGCCTGACCGGCCACACCGAAGTGGTGCTGGTGGTGTTCGACAAGGACAAGGTCAGCTACCGCGAACTGCTGGCGATGTTCTGGGAGCTGCACAACCCGACCCAGGGCATGCGCCAGGGCAACGACATCGGCACCCAGTACCGCTCGGCCATCTACTGCACCAGCCCGGAACAGCTGGAACAGGCCAAGGCCAGTCGCGATGCCTACCAGGCCGAGCTGAGCAAAGCCGGTTTTGGCGAAATCACCACCGAGATCGCCCAGGCGCCGACCGTCTACTTCGCCGAGGCCTACCACCAGCAGTACCTGGCCAAGAACCCGGACGGCTACTGCGGTATCGGCGGTACCGGCGTGTGCCTGCCACCCAGCCTGCAGGGTAACTGA
- a CDS encoding GGDEF and EAL domain-containing protein, translated as MKSQPDAASRVAAEVVTQLPVPSRLGMLRFERLNEATWAMLYLDPACERQFGLHASDLCALVDAPYASLMEPEARYRLHDEIQLQLAQRGYYRVRYSLHTPTASLRLLEVGETYKQHNRQLVRGYLSVLDDHAEETGEAGASDLESRNNRLQLALQLNQRAQQEQLEHLERVRGQQDLILRLARQRYSGGNSLLEAAQLITRSACEIYKVDCASIWHLDGQHLEPITAWYRDVQAHRQPEAIDASRFPDYLDALHASRAIDAHNAGHDPRTRALAQSLFTTNKAMLDASIRVDGQVVGVLCLEQTGQTRAWQSDEIAFAGELADQFAQVITNHNRRTAASALHLFQRAVEQSASAFLLVNRDGVVEYVNPSFTAITQYSTEEVQGRHLGELPALENLSELLFDSPSSLAMGNSWQGEFKSRRKNLEPYWGQLSISKVYGDNRELTHYIGIYEDVTQTKLAQQRIERLAYTDNLTNLGNRPAFIRSLDECFARDGENAMCLLLVDIDNFKRINDSLGHQTGDKLLISLARRLRNSLHTGGILARFASNEFAVLLDDTRLEEGQGVAMQLLRTLDKPMFVDNQLINVTASVGLAYAPLHGTDPASLMKNAGLALHKAKANGKHQVQVFTEVLNAEASYKLFVENNLRRALTQNELEVFYQPKLCLRSGRLLGLEALLRWNHPERGMIRPDQFISVAEETGLIIPIGKWVVRQSCRMSQQLREAGMGNLHVAINLSPKQFSDPDLVASISSILKEEALPPHLLELELTEGLLLEASEDTHRQLDELKALGLTLAMDDFGTGYSSLSYLKKFPIDILKIDRSFINEIPDNQDDMEITSAVVAMAHNLKLKVVAEGIETPEQLAFLRRHRCDVGQGYLFDRPIPGRELAERLKRYPRGPLA; from the coding sequence ATGAAAAGCCAACCCGATGCCGCCAGCCGTGTGGCGGCCGAGGTCGTCACGCAGTTACCCGTGCCCTCGCGGCTCGGCATGCTGCGTTTCGAAAGGCTCAACGAAGCCACCTGGGCCATGCTCTACCTGGACCCGGCCTGCGAACGCCAGTTCGGCTTGCACGCCAGCGACCTGTGCGCCCTGGTCGATGCTCCCTACGCCAGCCTGATGGAGCCTGAAGCCCGCTACCGGCTGCACGACGAGATCCAGCTGCAGCTGGCCCAGCGTGGCTACTACCGCGTGCGCTACTCCTTGCACACGCCAACGGCATCGCTACGCCTGCTCGAGGTGGGGGAAACCTACAAGCAGCACAACCGTCAGCTGGTGCGTGGCTACCTCAGCGTGCTCGATGACCACGCTGAAGAGACCGGCGAGGCCGGGGCCAGTGACCTGGAATCGCGCAACAACCGCCTGCAGCTGGCCCTGCAATTGAACCAGCGCGCACAGCAGGAACAACTCGAGCATCTGGAGCGGGTACGCGGCCAGCAGGACCTGATCCTGCGCCTCGCCCGCCAGCGCTACAGCGGCGGAAACTCGCTGCTGGAGGCTGCCCAGCTGATCACCCGCAGCGCCTGTGAGATCTACAAGGTCGACTGCGCCAGCATCTGGCACCTGGACGGCCAGCATCTGGAGCCGATCACTGCCTGGTACCGCGATGTGCAAGCGCATCGCCAGCCCGAAGCCATCGATGCCAGCCGCTTCCCCGACTACCTTGACGCGCTGCACGCCAGCCGCGCCATCGACGCCCACAATGCCGGCCACGACCCGCGCACCCGCGCGCTGGCGCAAAGCCTGTTCACGACGAACAAGGCCATGCTCGATGCCAGTATCCGCGTCGATGGCCAGGTGGTTGGCGTGCTGTGCCTGGAGCAGACCGGCCAGACGCGGGCCTGGCAGTCGGACGAAATTGCCTTTGCCGGCGAGCTTGCCGACCAGTTCGCCCAGGTCATCACCAACCACAACCGGCGCACCGCAGCCAGCGCCCTGCACCTGTTCCAGCGCGCCGTGGAGCAGAGCGCCAGCGCCTTTCTGCTGGTCAACCGCGACGGCGTGGTGGAGTACGTCAACCCAAGTTTCACCGCCATCACCCAGTACAGCACCGAGGAAGTCCAGGGCCGCCACCTGGGTGAGCTACCGGCCTTGGAAAATTTGAGCGAATTGCTGTTCGACTCGCCTTCGAGCCTGGCCATGGGCAACAGCTGGCAGGGCGAGTTCAAGAGCCGGCGCAAGAACCTGGAGCCCTACTGGGGCCAGTTGTCGATCTCCAAGGTGTATGGCGACAACCGTGAGCTGACCCACTACATCGGCATCTACGAAGACGTCACCCAGACCAAGCTGGCCCAGCAACGCATCGAGCGCCTGGCCTACACCGACAACCTGACCAACCTGGGCAACCGCCCGGCGTTCATCCGCAGCCTGGACGAGTGCTTCGCCCGTGACGGCGAGAACGCCATGTGCCTGCTGCTGGTGGACATCGACAACTTCAAGCGGATCAACGACAGCCTGGGCCACCAGACCGGCGACAAGCTGTTGATCAGCCTCGCCCGGCGCCTGCGCAACAGCCTGCACACCGGCGGCATCCTGGCGCGCTTCGCCAGTAACGAGTTCGCCGTGCTGCTCGACGACACCCGTCTCGAAGAAGGCCAGGGCGTTGCCATGCAATTGCTGCGGACCCTCGACAAACCGATGTTCGTCGACAACCAGCTGATCAACGTCACCGCATCGGTGGGCCTGGCCTACGCGCCACTGCACGGTACCGACCCTGCCAGCTTGATGAAGAACGCCGGCTTGGCCCTGCACAAGGCCAAGGCCAACGGCAAGCACCAGGTGCAGGTGTTTACCGAGGTGCTGAATGCCGAAGCCAGCTACAAGCTGTTCGTCGAGAACAACCTGCGCCGCGCCCTGACCCAGAACGAGCTGGAGGTGTTCTACCAGCCCAAGCTGTGCCTGCGCAGCGGTCGCCTGCTGGGGCTGGAAGCGCTGCTGCGCTGGAACCACCCCGAACGCGGCATGATCCGCCCGGACCAGTTCATCAGCGTGGCGGAAGAGACCGGCCTGATCATCCCCATCGGCAAATGGGTGGTGCGCCAGTCGTGCCGCATGAGCCAGCAACTGCGCGAAGCCGGCATGGGCAACCTGCATGTGGCCATCAACCTGTCGCCCAAGCAGTTCTCCGACCCCGACCTGGTGGCGTCGATCAGTAGCATCCTCAAGGAAGAAGCACTGCCCCCGCACCTGCTGGAGCTGGAGCTGACCGAAGGCCTGCTGCTGGAGGCCAGCGAAGACACCCACCGCCAGCTGGACGAGCTGAAGGCCCTGGGCCTGACCCTGGCCATGGACGATTTCGGTACCGGTTATTCGTCGCTGAGCTACCTGAAGAAGTTTCCGATCGACATCCTCAAGATCGACCGCAGCTTCATCAATGAGATACCGGACAACCAGGACGACATGGAGATCACCTCGGCGGTGGTGGCCATGGCGCACAACCTCAAGCTGAAGGTGGTGGCCGAGGGCATCGAGACACCAGAGCAACTGGCGTTCCTGCGCCGCCACCGCTGCGACGTCGGCCAGGGCTACCTGTTCGACCGGCCGATCCCGGGGCGCGAGCTGGCCGAACGGCTGAAGCGTTATCCGCGTGGCCCGCTGGCCTGA
- the aceF gene encoding dihydrolipoyllysine-residue acetyltransferase produces the protein MSELIRVPDIGSGEGEIIELFVKVGDRIEADQSLLTLESDKASMEIPAPKAGVIKELKVKLGDRLKEGDELLVLEAEGAAAAAPEAPAAAPAQAAAPAPAAEAAPAPAPAAAPAAASVQDIHVPDIGSSGKAKIIEVLVKAGDTVEADQSLITLESDKASMEIPSPAAGVVKEVIAKLDDEVGTGDLILKLEVAGAAPAAAPAPAAAAPAKAEAAPAAAPAAAAAAPAAAPAPVATAPAAGSNAKVHAGPAVRQLAREFGVDLGAVAATGPHGRILKEDVRVYVKTMMQKAKEAPTAGGAGIPPIPAVDFSKFGEVEEVALTRLMQVGAANLHRSWLNVPHVTQFDSADITELEAFRVAQKAVAEKAGVKLTVLPLLLKACAFLLKELPDFNSSLAPSGKAIIRKKYVHIGFAVDTPDGLLVPVIKNVDQKSLLQLAAEAAALAEKARTKKLSADEMQGACFTISSLGHIGGTGFTPIVNAPEVAILGVSKATMQPVWDGKAFQPKLMLPLSLSYDHRVINGAAAARFTKRLGDVLGDIRTMLL, from the coding sequence GTGAGCGAACTCATTCGCGTACCTGACATCGGCAGCGGTGAAGGTGAAATCATCGAGCTGTTCGTCAAGGTCGGTGACCGTATCGAGGCTGACCAGAGCCTGCTGACCCTGGAGTCCGACAAGGCCTCCATGGAAATCCCGGCGCCGAAAGCCGGCGTCATCAAGGAGCTGAAGGTCAAGCTGGGCGACCGCCTGAAAGAAGGCGACGAGCTGCTGGTTCTGGAAGCCGAGGGCGCCGCTGCTGCGGCCCCCGAGGCACCTGCCGCCGCTCCGGCGCAGGCTGCTGCACCGGCTCCGGCCGCTGAAGCCGCCCCGGCTCCTGCTCCGGCCGCAGCCCCGGCTGCCGCCAGCGTGCAGGACATCCACGTGCCGGACATCGGTTCGTCGGGCAAGGCCAAGATCATCGAAGTGCTGGTCAAGGCCGGCGACACCGTCGAAGCCGACCAGTCGCTGATCACCCTGGAGTCCGACAAGGCCTCCATGGAAATCCCTTCGCCAGCCGCTGGCGTGGTGAAGGAAGTGATCGCCAAGCTGGACGACGAAGTCGGCACCGGTGACCTGATCCTCAAGCTGGAAGTCGCCGGCGCTGCCCCGGCTGCCGCACCGGCACCTGCCGCTGCTGCCCCGGCCAAGGCTGAGGCGGCTCCGGCTGCCGCACCTGCGGCTGCCGCAGCTGCGCCTGCTGCTGCCCCTGCACCGGTTGCCACCGCACCGGCTGCCGGCAGCAACGCCAAGGTTCACGCCGGCCCGGCAGTTCGCCAGCTGGCCCGTGAATTCGGTGTCGATCTGGGTGCCGTTGCTGCCACCGGTCCGCACGGCCGCATCCTGAAGGAAGACGTGCGGGTCTACGTCAAGACGATGATGCAGAAGGCCAAGGAAGCCCCGACAGCCGGTGGGGCCGGCATCCCGCCGATCCCGGCCGTGGACTTCAGCAAGTTCGGTGAAGTTGAAGAAGTAGCCCTGACCCGCCTGATGCAGGTCGGTGCCGCCAACCTGCACCGCAGCTGGCTGAACGTGCCGCACGTCACCCAGTTCGACTCCGCCGACATCACCGAGCTGGAAGCCTTCCGCGTGGCGCAGAAGGCCGTGGCCGAAAAGGCTGGCGTGAAGCTGACCGTGCTGCCACTGCTGCTCAAGGCCTGCGCCTTCCTGCTCAAGGAACTGCCGGACTTCAACAGCTCGCTGGCGCCAAGCGGCAAGGCCATCATCCGCAAGAAATACGTGCACATCGGCTTCGCCGTGGACACCCCGGATGGCCTGCTGGTCCCGGTGATCAAGAACGTCGACCAGAAGAGCCTGCTGCAACTGGCTGCCGAAGCCGCTGCGCTGGCTGAAAAGGCCCGCACCAAGAAGCTGTCGGCCGACGAGATGCAAGGCGCCTGCTTCACCATCTCCAGCCTCGGGCACATTGGCGGCACCGGCTTCACGCCGATCGTCAACGCGCCGGAAGTGGCTATCCTGGGCGTCTCCAAGGCGACCATGCAGCCGGTCTGGGACGGCAAGGCCTTCCAGCCGAAGCTGATGCTGCCGCTGTCGCTGTCCTACGACCACCGTGTGATCAACGGCGCTGCCGCCGCGCGCTTCACCAAGCGCCTGGGCGACGTGCTGGGCGATATCCGCACCATGCTGCTGTAA
- the aceE gene encoding pyruvate dehydrogenase (acetyl-transferring), homodimeric type, producing MQDLDPIETQEWLDALESVLDKEGEDRAHYLMTRMGELATRSGSQLPYAITTPYRNTIPVTHEARMPGDLFMERRIRSMVRWNALAMVMRTNLKDSDLGGHISSFASSATLYDIGFNYFFQAPTEEHGGDLIFFQGHASPGVYARAFMEGRISEEQMNNFRQEVDGNGLSSYPHPWLMPDFWQFPTVSMGLGPIQAIYQARFMKYLEARGFIPAGKQKVWCFMGDGECDEPESLGAIALAGREKLDNLIFVINCNLQRLDGPVRGNGKIIQELEGVFRGGGWNVNKVVWGRFWDPLFAKDTNGALQRRMDEVIDGEYQNYKAKDGAYVREHFFNTPELKAMVEDLSDDEIWKLNRGGHDPYKVYAAYHQAVNHKDQPTVILAKTIKGYGTGAGEAKNTAHNTKKVDVDSLRHFRDRFDIPVKDADLENLPFFKPEEGSAEAKYLAERRAALGGFVPQRRAKSFSVPTPPLETLKAILDGSGDREISTTMAFVRILAQLVKDKEIGQRIVPIIPDEARTFGMEGMFRQLGIYSSVGQLYEPVDKDQVMFYREDKKGQILEEGINEAGAMSSFIAAGTSYSCHNQPMLPFYIFYSMFGFQRIGDLAWAAGDSRTRGFLIGGTAGRTTLNGEGLQHEDGHSHMMAGTIPNCRTYDPTYGYELAVIIQDGMKKMTEEQQDIFYYITVMNESYQQPAMPAGVEEGIIKGMYLLEEDTREAAHHVQLMGSGTILREVREAAKILRDEFNIGADVWSVTSFNELRRDGLAVERANRLKPGQKPQQTYVEQCLSGRKGPVIASTDYMKLFAEQIRQWVPSKEFKVLGTDGYGRSDSRKKLRHFFEVDRHFVVLAALEALADRGEIEPKVVADAIVKFGIDPDKRNPLDC from the coding sequence ATGCAAGACCTCGATCCAATCGAAACCCAGGAATGGCTGGATGCCCTGGAGTCGGTCCTCGACAAAGAAGGCGAAGACCGCGCTCATTACCTGATGACCCGTATGGGCGAGCTGGCCACCCGTAGTGGCTCCCAGCTGCCATACGCGATCACCACGCCATACCGCAACACCATCCCTGTCACCCACGAAGCACGCATGCCTGGCGACCTGTTCATGGAACGCCGCATTCGCTCGATGGTGCGTTGGAACGCCCTGGCCATGGTGATGCGTACCAACCTGAAAGACTCGGACCTGGGCGGACACATCTCCAGCTTCGCCTCCAGCGCCACGCTGTACGACATCGGCTTCAACTACTTCTTCCAGGCCCCGACCGAAGAACACGGCGGCGACCTGATCTTCTTCCAGGGCCACGCTTCGCCAGGCGTCTACGCCCGCGCCTTCATGGAAGGCCGCATCAGCGAAGAGCAGATGAACAACTTCCGTCAGGAAGTGGACGGCAACGGCCTGTCTTCGTACCCGCACCCTTGGCTGATGCCTGACTTCTGGCAGTTCCCGACCGTATCGATGGGCCTGGGTCCGATCCAGGCCATCTACCAGGCACGTTTCATGAAGTACCTGGAAGCGCGCGGCTTCATCCCGGCCGGCAAGCAGAAGGTCTGGTGCTTCATGGGCGACGGCGAGTGCGACGAGCCGGAATCTCTGGGCGCAATCGCCCTGGCCGGCCGCGAGAAGCTGGACAACCTGATCTTCGTCATCAACTGCAACCTGCAGCGCCTCGACGGCCCGGTTCGCGGCAACGGCAAGATCATCCAGGAACTCGAAGGCGTGTTCCGTGGCGGTGGCTGGAACGTCAACAAGGTCGTCTGGGGCCGCTTCTGGGACCCACTGTTCGCCAAGGACACCAACGGTGCCCTGCAGCGCCGCATGGACGAAGTCATCGACGGCGAGTACCAGAACTACAAGGCCAAGGACGGTGCGTACGTCCGTGAGCACTTCTTCAACACCCCAGAGCTCAAGGCCATGGTCGAAGACCTGTCCGACGACGAGATCTGGAAGCTCAACCGTGGCGGCCACGACCCGTACAAGGTCTACGCGGCGTACCACCAGGCGGTCAACCACAAGGACCAGCCTACCGTCATCCTGGCCAAGACCATCAAGGGTTACGGTACCGGTGCCGGCGAAGCCAAGAACACCGCGCACAACACCAAGAAGGTCGATGTCGACAGCCTGCGCCACTTCCGTGACCGCTTCGACATCCCGGTCAAGGATGCCGACCTGGAGAACCTGCCGTTCTTCAAGCCGGAAGAAGGTTCTGCCGAAGCCAAGTACCTGGCCGAGCGCCGTGCTGCCCTGGGTGGTTTCGTGCCACAGCGCCGCGCCAAGAGCTTCAGCGTGCCGACTCCCCCACTGGAAACGCTGAAAGCGATCCTGGACGGCTCGGGCGACCGCGAAATCTCCACCACCATGGCCTTCGTGCGTATTCTGGCGCAGCTGGTCAAGGACAAGGAAATCGGCCAGCGCATCGTCCCGATCATCCCGGACGAAGCCCGTACCTTCGGTATGGAAGGCATGTTCCGCCAGCTGGGCATCTACTCGTCGGTCGGCCAGCTCTACGAGCCGGTCGATAAAGACCAGGTGATGTTCTACCGCGAAGACAAGAAGGGCCAGATCCTCGAGGAAGGCATCAACGAAGCCGGCGCCATGTCGTCGTTCATCGCTGCCGGTACCTCGTACAGCTGCCACAACCAGCCGATGCTGCCGTTCTATATCTTCTACTCGATGTTCGGCTTCCAGCGCATCGGTGACCTGGCCTGGGCCGCTGGCGACAGCCGCACCCGTGGCTTCCTGATCGGCGGTACCGCCGGCCGTACCACCCTCAACGGTGAAGGCCTGCAGCACGAAGACGGTCACAGCCACATGATGGCGGGCACCATCCCGAACTGCCGCACCTACGATCCAACCTACGGCTACGAGCTGGCGGTGATCATCCAGGACGGCATGAAGAAGATGACCGAAGAGCAACAGGACATCTTCTACTACATCACCGTGATGAACGAGTCCTACCAGCAGCCAGCCATGCCGGCCGGTGTCGAGGAAGGCATCATCAAGGGCATGTACCTGCTCGAGGAAGACACCCGCGAAGCCGCGCACCACGTACAGCTGATGGGCTCCGGCACCATCCTGCGCGAAGTTCGCGAAGCGGCGAAGATCCTGCGTGACGAGTTCAACATCGGTGCCGACGTGTGGAGCGTGACCAGCTTCAACGAACTGCGTCGCGACGGCCTGGCAGTGGAACGCGCCAACCGCCTGAAGCCTGGCCAGAAGCCACAGCAGACCTACGTCGAGCAGTGCCTGAGCGGCCGCAAGGGCCCGGTCATCGCCTCTACCGACTACATGAAGCTGTTCGCCGAGCAGATCCGCCAGTGGGTGCCGAGCAAAGAGTTCAAGGTCCTGGGTACCGACGGTTACGGTCGCAGCGACAGCCGCAAGAAGCTGCGTCACTTCTTCGAAGTCGATCGCCACTTCGTGGTGCTGGCCGCGCTGGAAGCCCTGGCTGACCGTGGCGAGATCGAACCCAAGGTTGTGGCTGACGCCATCGTCAAGTTCGGCATCGACCCGGACAAGCGCAACCCACTGGACTGCTGA